One Eretmochelys imbricata isolate rEreImb1 chromosome 9, rEreImb1.hap1, whole genome shotgun sequence genomic window, GGGCCCATCTCCCTAGCAAATCAGCGTGACTCCATCTGGGGTTAGTGCCACCTCCTATCCCCCACGAGGGGAAGCTGCTCCCTAAGGGAGATGAATTGCTCTGTCACTCCAAGATTCAGCCCTTCCTATGTCACTCCCCTAGTTAGACGGTGGGTGAACATAAGAAGCCGGGGGGCTGATGGTGCCCCATTCTAGGGCGGGGTTAGGGTTGGTTGAATGACCTCACTTGTACATTTGCAGACTtgctcatttctttttttttattttatgtacgTGTAACCTAATTTCCAGGCTGTTCAAGATTGGTGTTTTTGGAGAACATTCACGAAAGTCACTGCTAGATTTTTCCAGTCTTAATTCCAGTTTAACAaagcccaccccccagcctggtcCCCTGGGAATTTCcttaggttttttaaaatgtaagaagtGTTCCGTGTCAGGATTTCCCAAGCACCGCGCACGCTGTGCTCCCCAGACTCTGCCCCACTGCCAGTCTGTGTGTTCCCACTCCCCACagaatccaccccttccccttgAGTCGTACCCTGCCTGGGGGCTTATCCCCATCTACCCTGGGACTGTGCGGAGTTAAGGACAGAGCCCAGTGTGAAAGTGGAAACTGCTTTTAATCGTTAAATAAATCCATCAAGAACCACCCAAAGCTAGTCCAAGGCACCAGTCCCCACCATGACCAACCTATTAAAGCAAATGGGGAGTTTCTAAGCCAAGCTGGTTTTGGATTACAATGAGCCTAAGAAGGTTAAGAAAATGCCCCAGAAGCGAGAGCAGCTCACAGTCCGAAGCTCCCAGCTTTCAGACGCCTTGTCTGATCCCCCTCAAACAATCCAGAAAAAGCCTGGCACACAGTTGGGTTAGTGGGAGGGAAGCTGGCAGGGGATCGGAGTTGGTTTAGAACAGGCGGCTTGTTTCAGGGCAAATCCCGGGGAAGATCCTGTAGTCAGAAGGGATCCTCCCGGGGTTAACTGCTGCTGTTCCATTTGGTTTAAAAAGATAAATGTCTGTGGATGTTCTCCACCCTGCCAGCCTGGCACGAGAGGGTGCTGGGCTGCTGCCCTTCAGACCTGAATTATGCCTCACCTCCCCATGCCCAGAGTGGCGGTAGGGGAGCTGCACTTCTGCCCTTTGTGCCCTGGAGGGGTCTCCTCTCCCTGCATCCCAGACTGGCAACAGGGGCACCGTGTTGCTGTGGGTGCTGTCCTTCCTACCCTGGCTATGCCCATCCCGGGGATGACACCAGGCTGCAGAGgctctctgccccatcccacccaGTGTTCCCATAACTGGCCTTGTCTACTCTGGCCTTTTTCTTCAGAGCCTGCCCCCTTCCTTGCTGCAGCGTCCGTGCTGCCCCCTGGTGCAGGTCGACTGCCGGGAGCATGGGCACTGCCATTCTAACCGTCGGGGGCATCTCAGCCTGCCCTAGCTGCGTCCGATCGCGCGGCGGTTACACGGTGCCAGCACTCCCGGCATTGCTGGCGTTGGAGGAGCTGCACCCAGACTAGACCCACAGGGCGGGGCTGTAAGGAAAAGGCTGGCGTTGCCCAAAGTGAGCCATTGAAGGCTCCCTCCACCCATGCCCTGCTTGGGTGGGCAGGTCCCGATGACCCtgcactgggggaggtggggctggcGGACTGGCTGGAGTGGGGCTCAAGCAGGAGACCCTGGGCTGACACTCCTGGCAATGTGCAGTGGGGGCCGGTGCTGATAGTGGGGATGGGGTCAATGGCGCAGGGGTGGAGTATGACCAAGGCAGGTGGGCTGGGTTCCAGGCACCACCCAGCAGGTGGTGCAGGACGCTGCGGCTCCTacactccctcctggagccctgtCTGAGATGGGAGGAGCCTGCAGCCTGCACAGGACAAGCCAGAGCTGAGAAGCTGAGGCCACTGGCTATTCCCGGAGATGTCCCCCACGTGTCCCCATCCAAGAGGCTTGGTGGGGGGCATGGCTCTGGGACTCTACCTGGGTGCTCCTGCCTGCCTATGTCCTGGGGAAGTTGCTTGGTTGTGTATGTACAGAGTCTCTGTCCCCCTCCCTGGCTACACGCCTTCTTGCCCTGCCAGCCCCTCTCTACCACACCTCGCAGTGCTTGCCGGGGTTCATGGGCGAGCCCACCGGGCACTTAAAGTGCTCAGCAAAATCCCTGGAGTTGCTGAGGGTGCCGATGACCCGGAACTTGTCTGGACTGTGTGGATCGGTGACCAGCCCCTCGTGTGAGCTCTCCGGAGTGCGCACGGAGCACCACACCTGTGCGAGGGACACAACAAGGACCAGGATTAGGGAGGCACAGACCTGGCCTTAGCCTCAGCCCAACGCCTAGCCAGACAACTGCTGAGCAGCACCCTCTTCTCAACTAGTTTCTTGCCTTGGGCACCCTGGGCCAAGGCTGCCCTGCACTGGGACAGGGAGTGTACTTCCCAATGCAGCAGCAGCCCCAAGACTGCCCCGTTGGGGAGGTGGTGAATGGAGCTAGGGGAAGATGGAGTGCTAGCTGGGAGGGGGCCTGACCCTTGGTATAGCTATGGAGGGCTAGGATAGTCCCATCTGGCCTCACTGAGGAGCTCATTTGGTTCTCTTCTCTTGGGTCTCAATACTGTAGACTCAGGCCTTTAAAAACCATGGCCCATTGTTCCCAAAATGGAATAGCAGGGAGCTGTAGGTTAgcactgaggggcactggcagaggtgTCTGGGGGGACTCCAcaactggaatagcaggggactGCAGGTCAACAGCAGTGAGggacatcagcagagctgtgtgtggggaagcccaggactggagcagcaggggggctgcaggttgagattGAGGGGCATCTGTGCCATCCCAGAGTCGTACCTGTGCAAATCCTACAAAGAAGAGCTGGTTGTTGGTGAGCCCCACGGCAGGCAGGTGCTTCTCCTCTCCATTCTTCTGCAGCCAGGCTTTGTAGGCCTGGAGGGAACCAAGAAGGCATGCTGTGAAACAGCAGCAAACAGAGTGATGCTCCCCTCAGAATCGGGGGGCAGTGGGAACTGAACCTTGGCCTTAGGACCTGCTGTCCATCACCTGCATATGGGGCGGGCTCGCTGGATTACTCACATTGTATGCTGTCTTCAGGCCCCCGTTGTCTGCAATGTTCTCGCCCAGGGTCTGCTTGCCGTTGACATGCTCTCCGTTCACCATGTACTTGCTGTACTGTTCCATCATGCACTCAGTCCGGTTCTTAAAGGCCTCCAGGGAGGAGTTCTGCCACCAGGGACGCAGATTCCCCTCCTTGTCGTATTCTCGACCTGGAAGACAACCCGGTGCATGATAAATGGCCGGAGGAGGCGCTGCCGGCAGCGACAGTTCTATCACCTGCACCTGTCTCTGGAGCCTTCTCCTCAAGCGGCCCGCTAGAGAACTGAGCCACGACCCCCAGCACAGTCTCAGTTCCATCCCGAGTGGCCCCCAGCATGACGGATGTTGCAAGCAGCCCAAAGGGTAAGGTAAGTTACAAGGGTCCATGTGATGGCTTGACATGGGATCTTAAGCCTGCTGCCCATGACTGGGGGCatctggcaggggaggggctgctgaaATGGAGAGGGACGTGAAAAGGGAAAAATCAGAGGCACAGGCCAGTCAAGCTCAGGATGGGGATGGAGCACCTGCTCTATGGGCTTCAGGATTCCTCCCTACCCATGGTGCCTCTgtgaatgagcaacagggaaaggACAAGATCATCTCCCAGGGTCTTCTGCGGCCAGGATGGTGGCTGTGCAGCCTTGGAGACTGACGGCTTCATCTCTCCAGCAGGAGCTGCCTGGGCAGCAGCTGTATGAGTTTTCTTCGACCTGCCGGGACTCCTCTAGAAGAGGAGATCACACTTCATGGCCTGCTCGGTCCTCGGCTTCTTCAGTTGCTAACAATGGGGTCAGTTGGCGCTGGTAGTGCTGGTGGTTTTTCTGTCTGCCAGGAActggccaggatcccagctcgCTTCACCTCAGCCACCAAAGAGTCCCGGATGACTTGCTCTttccctgccacccagggctagCTATGAACCAGCAGCCTAGAGGTGAAAGTCTCCATGCCCATTCTCAATGCTCTGAGCCCGCAGGCCTCCTATCCTGATGGTGGCGTTCTCTGTACCCCTGTAACTATGGGATCTCAACCCACTTCTCAACCAGACCCCCAGGGAGTCAGTCTTGGCATGGAGGCTCCAATCACCCCAAAGCTGCCTTTTGCGTTCCAGCATTGGCCGTGGCCTAGCAACACTACACAGCATGCAGAGAGAGgatgtaaacaaaacaaacacgTGTCCAGCTGGAAAAGGGGAAGATCTCCAATAGCCACAAGGAGCAGTGTGGAGCGGGGGGATTGGGAATTGCCAGCCACAAGCCATGGCTCAAGATGCAGAGACATGGGTCCTCACCAAGCAGATGGAGCAGAAGCGAAAGCTGCACAGAGAAGCCTGGGGAGATGCCTGCAGGTGTCACCTGGGGAGACAGGAGGACAAACAAAATGGGGAGGAGAGCCAGCCAAAGAGAAAGGACATCTTGAGGGCTGTAAAGAAGCTAATGTGGGCAAGGAGTGTTGGCCATGAGGAAGAAGATGATGTGGGGAAGCACAGGATGGAATGGATGGCAAGGCCACTGGTAGCCCAGAGGAGAGCGATGTTGGAAGTCTTTGCAGGACGTGTACAGGACAGAGGTGCTGGGCAGCTCCATGATGCAAAGGACAGGATGAGGCTGCAAtgaagaggagctgggagcactgTGCCGGGGGGGCGGGATAGCGTCACCTCTCTATCCAATATAAGGATTGTTTGGTTAAGGTGTCCCTGTACGAAGTGTCCTTTCCAATAGTGGCCCACGTGCATTCTTGGAATGGCAGGGTGTGCGCAAGAGACCGGGGAGCTGAGAGGGGAGCCTGACAGGCCAGCTGGGTCCTACCTTGGTCATCGAACGCGTGTGTGAGCTCGTGCCCCATCACTACTCCGATGCCGCCAAAGTTGAGGGCCCTGGATGAAGCCAAGAAGAAACCCTAGTTTACTGTCTAAGCTCTTCACATGGCCCGTATCCCGGTGGTATTGGAGCCTCCCTGATTGCTGCTCATGCAGCAAAGTGAGTCAGCCCCATGCTGCGTTCCCAGTGCTCCCTAGTGCCCTTTTGAGGAGCAGTGAATGCAGAGTGCCGGGAGCCTGGGTGCCCAATGGAGGTGAGACTCCACTGACCGAAGCACATGTCCAGCTAGGAAACCCGCTCAGGATGGCTGCCCGTAACAATGCGCTGCACTAGCAGGCCAGGCTTGGAGTAGATCCTTACCTAGAGTCACTTAGTGTCAGTACTGGGCGAAGCATAAACTCTGCCTAGCCAAGGGCTACAGTGCCAGCTTGCTGGGAGCCCAAGGTTGGCAGCCAATGGGCATAAAACGGATCTACTCTGCCTTCAGCTGCCCTAGTTAACACTGAAGGCTGGCCCGGGGGGAAGGCTGCCAGTCCTAGCAATGGACCTGGCCCTGCGGATAGAGCAGTGCAGCCTGTGGAACACCATGGGTCAACCATTGGCCACCCCTGCTGGGATGGTGACACCTGCCCGGCCTCTTCCACAGCACTGGAGCAAAGGCTGCCCCCTTCTGACTTCCCCGGGGAAAGGACTGATGCAGGTCCTGCCCTCTCGTGAGGGTGAGAAGGGCAGtgagcaggcagagtggggccagCGTCTTATGCTGGGCCCACTGTCTTCCTGTGACTGCTCGCCCTACCCCGAGCCCACAGCCGCCATGGGCAAGGCTGCTTCCTAAAGGACCGAGGGAATAGCTGAGGGCATTAGCGAGTGCCCACCCCACTGGGATCCCAGGGCAGAAAGCTCctctctgatcaggggcgggttTGGGAAGGCAGGGATTGTGAAATCTTCCATTAGCGCTtggacagcagcagctcagacccAGTGTCTCTGCCTTGGAAGCTCCACTCCTTGCTCCTGGGACCAGGTGCTGcccctgtgtgagagaggggcTTGCCCAGATCTGAGTACACCCAGGAACCTACAGCTGCCAGTGGGCCTCATTTCCTTCCCCAGCCACTTCCTGCCACCCACACAGGCATGACCCGGCGAGAGCCCAGAGCGCCAGACGCACTTGGGGTGGTTGCGGGCATAGAAAGGAGCCTGGAGGATCCCAGCTGGGAAGACGATCCCGTTCTTGGTGGGAAGGTAATAGGCGTTGACGGTCTGCGGGGTCATGCTCCACCTAGGGAGGGTCAGACATGTTAGGCAGcatctccccctgcacctggcacCCTGCTAGCAAAGGACCAGGACAGGCCCCGGCAGGAGGAGCAGCCAGCCACACAGGGGAAGCTCCTCTCCGCACCCAGTGTTAAgggccccagagccagcctcaTCATGACCCTTTTGGTCTGGCCAGAAACACTCGGCTCAAGTGCTGGGGGCTGGTTGAGCCTTGCACCATTGTAGCAGTCTCTCAGCTGTCTGGGAGCTGAGGTCTGTCCCAGGGACCGGGGCTGGGGGGAATGAGTCAAAGGCTGGCCAGGAACacagcaggacatcggcccccTTCTCTGGGGTCATGGCTGATCTTTTTCTATTACAGAGGGGGCAGGCGGCTGCTGGTGTGTCTCTGATACAGTCAGAGCCAGGCGGGCCCTGGCGTGTGACTGTGTTGTGGGGCAAGGGCGCGTGTGCTTGTGAAAGGATGCACGGCTGCGTCTGTGCCAAGAGTGGGGTTGCCTGCGGGAGAGTCTTCCAATGGGCCAAATGCTTCTCAAGTCCCCACCTTGGATGGAAGGAGCAAGTTGCAGCTGCCTTCTTCACTTTCTGGAAGGTGCAGTCTGTggagactacatctcccagcatGCAGTGTAGGCAGCTGATAGGTTCCAGGtagagcattgcatgctgggactggTAGTGTCCACAGGCTGCAGCTCCACTCTGGAAGTGAGGGTGGCAGCAGAATGGGGCAGGATCTCCCTTTACCCTCTCTAGCAGGAGACTGACAGCACCAGCCATGCCCCAAAATTAGCCCCTGGGCCTCCCGGTCATGCCCTGCCTTGACCCTCCACCCTGCTTCCTGCCGCCATGGGTGGGAAGgtgcccaggctgcagcagctccttaCTGGTCCCGGTTGGGGGGTTTCCGCAGCTGGTCGGCCATGACCTTGGCAGAGAAATTGTAGAAGTTCAGcatgttctggaaaaaggagtcTTCAGAGACTTCAtactgagaaaaaagaaaaggaggacttgcatgtccactgaatgcatccgatgaagtgagctgtagctcacgaaagcttatgctcaaataaatttgttagtctctaaggtgccacgagtcctccttttctttttgcagatacagactaacacggctgctactctgaaacctgtcatactgaGAAAGAAACACAAGGGGCTGAGATGGGCTAGGGCTGCACCCCTCCACCCTGCAGGCTGGGTacagggtgggggggtgtctgagATGGGCTAGGACACACCCTGCCAACCCCACACGCAGTGAAGGGTTGAGATGGGGGTAGATAGATCACTTTAGGCACTCAGTTACTATAGCAATGAGGGCCTGGATCCcatccccactgcacagccccacCAGTGAGCCCAGATACCCTGGGTGGGACAATCAGGATGGGCGCCAGGCAAAATCTCACCTCAATCGGACCCTTGGTTCACTGGATCCCTGCCATGTGCCTGGCACAAGCAGCTGGGAGCCACTTGCTCCCCACTGGCCTTGCAATTCCAGGGCCACTCTTGGCCCAGGTCCCTATGCTCCAGGGCCACCTACCCCATCATAGACGTCGTCCAGCTCCTTGTTGTCGAGGATGAAGTCCGGGAAGCCGATCATGTCATAAATGGCATCTGCCTGTGGAGACGGGGCGAGGCCAGTGGCTGAGATCATAGCGGGGAGAGACCTGGGAGCTCCCCGTGTACAGCCCTGGCTCCTCCAGAGGAAGTGTGCGCCGGTCACACAGGAGCAAGCGCTGCTATTccagggagcacagggctggggttcCCTGCCAGGGAGCCAGTGGGACTACGTGGCTGGGATTTCCCCGCTACCAGGACGCCCGTGTCCCAGAGACCGGGGATGTTCCTGCCTCGTGTCTCATGCGGGGGGAATGCAGTAGCAGTAGTTGCAGGGGGCATTGCCTGGGGAGGGACTATTTGGAGTCAGCTCTGACATCGTCTCCCCTCTAACTCAGGGCAGGAGTTGGGCTGGCTCCCCTCCCGCTGGGGTCTGGGAGGCCAGCGGAACGGCGGTCACCTTCTCCTTAGCGGCCTGTCTTGTCGTCTTGTCCATCCAGTCAAGCTGCTCCAGGGATTCCTCAAAGGCCGCCCGGATCTCGCTGATCATCTCCTCTGCCTATGGGGAAATGGGAGAGTCAGTTCCTCCCCCACGGCCAGCCTGCACCCCCCCGTCCCCTGGAGACTGTCACGCAGCACTAGACCTGCCTCCTAGCCCTACTCCCTCTGTGGGGACTGCCCTGCTCCTGCAGTGGGTGAGAACAGCAGGGCGTGTGCAGCCAGGTTGAACTCCCCTCGCCTGGGTGACTGGTAGGGCAGGGAATTCCCTTCTTTCTGTTCTGCGTACCCCTGCCCTTTGCTGCACAGAGGCACCTCGAGCTGGGGAGCTCACCACTGGCGAATTGAAGGGCTGCAAAGGAATTGGGGAGGGGTAGGAAATAGGGGAAGATAAGACAAATAGGGATCTGCAGAGGAATCGGAGGGTGGGCTGCAAGAGAACTGGTGTACGGAAGTTTcagggggcggtggggggatCAGGGTGAGAGGGGGATAAGGGGCTTCAGGAGCGCTGGCGTGAGGGAGGCCAGagggctcagagcagggcagggcaactCACAATTTCCTTGCTGTCTCTGTCGAAGGTGGCTTTGACAAACAAGGAGCCCAGGGCGAAGCCCAGCGTGTCGTCGGTGTTGGAGATGCAGGTTTGCCAGCGAGGGGTGCAGGActccagagagagagtgagacacAGGGTGAGACCTGAGGAGGGTTGGCGCCACGTCCCTGAGTCCTTGctgtctgtggggcaggggcctggacCGAGCTCACGCCCTGACACAGGAGGACACAATTTCTGGCCTCCCAAGGCCCCAAGCACTGCGGCAGAGGGAGAGGACTCCCTCCTCTCTGCTCTGTATGGCCTGCCCGTCATGTCGTCGAGGGACCCCTGGAGCTCAGGTATGTCCCTTCGCCTTGTCTCCTTCCAAGGCAGACGGGCCTTCATCTGGATCGGGAACCCCTCCTGATATCTGCCTGCCCCCTCTCAGGGTCTGCCAGGCCATCCTGGGGTGTTGGGGACACATATTCAGGGGCTGAGCTTCTCCCCCGCACAAGGATCCCCTAAGCTGAGGCCTGTCTGCATCTCTAGGGGATGCCGGTTGCATTGCCTCATGCTGCCCCGAGTTCCACCCCTCCTGCTGTGCTGCACTTCCCTCCCCGGCCGCAGAGCCCCCATGCGCTTGCTAACCCTGCCGTCACCCCCCGGCTGTCCCAGCTCAGCCCCATCACCCAGCATCCCCTGCTCGCAGCTCTCTGACTCCAACCCAGGGCTGGAGGCTGAGTGGTGCACAGGCATCTTCCCCTTAGCAGCCTCGCCACTCACATCGGTGCCTCATTACCCCATGCCCCAGACAGGCCAGGCCGTGGCTGCCTGGCTGAGGATCCCCTGGGGTCTCCCGGGGCATATAAGGTGTCAACACCCACAGGGCACAGGGTTCCCCCATGTGCATAGAGAAAGGGGCCTCCGGGCTGATGCCCGTGGCCTGGTCCCGTGTGCCCCATGCAGCAGCCCCTCACCTTCTTGGTGCCATAGAGGGTCTCCAGCAGCTTCTCCTGGGCCGTCTCGAATCGCTGGTCCAGGCTTGAGGCAGTTTTCTGAACCAGGTTCCAGATCATGTAATTGTTCAAAATGCTGCAAACGACAGAGCCACATTGACTCCCCAagaccccaaccctgcccctgaTGGGCACCACCCTGAGACATCCCCACCTACTCACCCGCCCCATGGGCATGGCCCTGACCAAtgcccccaccctacccccacaATGGGCATGGCCCTGAGACACATCCCCATGCCCCAACAGGCACTGCCCTGAACAGATACTCCCTGATCCTCAATGGATATGGCCCCTGCTTCCCAACGGGTGCTGCAAGGAGACCCCTGATGTCACTTCGCTGGTGTCCgccagcccctccctccagccGGGGCTCTTACCTTCTCTCCGTGCTGTTGATGAGCTCGGAGACCTGCTGCAGGTACTCACGGCCGTACACCACCACGGGCTCCGCCTCACTCAGTTCCAGCGGGGTCAGGGCATAGGCCATGTAATCCAGCCAGTCGATGGCGGGGGCCAGAGCCTGCTGAGACACAGGGCTGTGAGGGGGAGCACTGCTCCCCCCTGGCTCTGAGGGTGGGTCCCCACCTCCGGGTacctggggctccaggcagggccacCTCCCTGCGAGGGAACCCCATCACACAAGGCAGCCAGGGCCGGTGGGTGGGTTTcactggggcagagggaggatgcATGTCCCTGGAGAAACACTTCAGGTCCCTCAGGTTCACTCCAGCCCCCCATCATTTAGACTGGCTGCCTGAATCTCTGcctcactcccagccccctgatcctctcccatccctgccctgcccctccacctcaCTCCGATCCCTGGCTCCTGCCTCAGCCTCCTAAGAGACCTCCCTTCCCACTAGACAGGATTGCATCTCTCCCTGTTGCTATGGTGACTGGTTGCTTGGTGACCATTGCTTGATGACGAAGGCTGGATTTTCTGTATTGCCAGGAACTTAAACCCTGGGGTGAGGGTCCTGGCATTCCCTTCCCCAGCACAACAGAATTCAGGGCTGAGAttcagggggctgcaggttgggattgaggggcattcacggagctgtgtgtgtggagcCCAGCGGTGGGACAGCAGGGCACTGCGGATCGGGCCTGGGTGTGTGGGgaccccagagctgggatagcagggTGCCATCAATACTGAGggacagctgcagagctgggtgtggggagttcagagctgggatagcagggCACGGTGCAGTGGGACTGAGGGGCAGTGAGAGAGCGGGGATTGGGGACCCCAGTGGGGTAGCAGGGCATGGTGcagcaggactgaggggcagtgacagagctggggggaaCCCAGAGGTGGGTAACAGGGCATGGTGCAACGGGACTAAGGGGCAGTGAGAGAGCGGGGGTTGGGGACCCCAGTGGGGTAACAGGACACGGTGCAGCGGGACTGAGgggcagtgacagagctggggggaatCCAGAGACGGGTAACAGGGCATGGTACAGCGGGGctgaggggcagtggcagagcggGAGGGAGATCCCAGTGGGGTAACAGAGCATGGTGCAACGGGACTAAGGGGCAGTGACAGAGCGGGGGCTGGGGACCCCAGTGGGGTAACAGGGCACAGTGcagcaggactgaggggcagtgACAGAGCTGGAGGGAGATCCCAGTGGGGTAACAGAGCACGGTGCAAAGGGACTAAGGGGCAGTGACAGAGCGGGGGCTGGGGACCCCAGTGGGGTAACAGGGCACAGTGcagcaggactgaggggcagtgACAGAGCTGGAGGGAGATCCCAGTGGGGTAACAGAGCACGGTGCAAAGGGACTAAGGGGCAGTGACAGAGCGGCGGTTGGGGACCCCAGTGGGGTAACAGGGCATAGTGCAGTGGGACTGAGGGGGGATCTCACCCAGAAGCTGCTCGTTCTGTCTGACTTTGGGGATGCTGATGCCCCCTTGACCCGCTGGCCCTGGGGAGTGAGCGATGGCTGGGAGGGGGTCATGTTTCTGCatatggtagggtgaccagacagcaaacaTGGAAAaaccaggatgggggtggggggtcttaGGAGTCCATATAAGAAAAATACCCacaaatcaggactgtccctataaaattgggacacctggtcaccctggGATATGGGTCTGATTGTGCTGAGCCTGCGGGATGGTGGAGGCAGCTCAGCAGTGGCTCCCGGCTGCTTGGGATGCTGCTCAGCCAGGCCTCCAGCATTAATGACACTCCACCTCGCTGGAATCCTAATGAAATCCGGGTGTGGGGATGGGCAACACAGAGGCCTGGAGTGTGTGGGAAAagcagccaggggctcccaggGGAAGCAGAAGGGGCACAGAAAGGGGCTACCATGGTGCGGCTGTCCTCTCCCCATGTACTCTGGGCTGGGCCCTCACGCTCTGCCCAGGCAGCTCCGAAATGTAACGAAGGACTCAGACCAATTGAATTCGTCTCtcagttttcattctgaatttttctcccagctgctccaggccatGGTGGGACCAGCCCAGCAAATGGGAGCCTCCCACTACTGATCCCCAACGCCTGCCAGCGGACAGAGCCCAGCCGCTGCTCACAGCAGCACCAGGCtgattcctcccctcctccccctagcTCTTCACCCACCTCCAGCAGCACCATGCTAGTCCTCTCCCCGAGCAGCACCAGGCTGGCCCCCTTCCCCAGGACCCACCTGCAGCTCTGCGATGCTCATCTTGTGATAGATTTTCTCATCATCCCGCCTCTCATCCTGGGGGACAGTGATATTGGCCAGCAGGGTCTCGAACTCTAGCACCTGCTCCATCTGCTCCTGGGTGGAGACTGTCTCCCCACCCAGcagcatccccagctccaccataTAGTCCAGGTAAGCAGCAAGCACCTGTCACTCAAGCAAGAGGCAGCGGGGTTAGTCACGTAGGCAGGGACAACCCCACACAATCAGTCATGGGCCGTCGGGGAGTTCAGCTCCCTCAGATCCTGTGCTCTTAagttcccaaacctcctccccaAAATGTCCTGCCAACTAGGTCCCAGCACAGGCTCCAATCCAGGGTCCTAGCACTCGGGGGTCCCTTTCCTTTGGCCCCTTGTGATTTGGGGTGGGGCACGTTCTACCCACTGGGCTGGATCTGCGTCAGGAGCACAGGAAGGTGTGGGTCCTACCCAGGGTGTTGGGGTGGGAATGCGCATTTCAGAGAGCAAAGGCCTCTTGGGTCATCTCCAAGATGGGGCACACATTGGGGAGGGTTCCGAAAAGAGCCACGAGACTGATTAGAAGATgagaaaacctgcctgatagtgagagactcaaggagctccatcctatttaccttaacaaagagaaggctaagggtgACGTGATCAGGCTGAAAGTACCTAGATGAGGAttaaatatttcatagaatcatagaatatcagggttggaagggacctcaggaggtcatctagtcctaccccctgctcaaagcaggaccaatccccaaaatTTGGTGATGGGCTCATCAGGCTGGCAGAGACaggccagtggctgggagctgaagctagaCCAATGCAGACCGGAAGTCAGGCGTGAATTTGGGCCTGCTCATGAGGCCGGCTCTGTGGAAGGGCTGGTGTGTATGGGCTGCCCCCAACCAGCCCCCTACCTTCTCATTGGCTGTCTTGTTCAGGTAGTAATCccgggaggggaggaaaaggccTGACTGATCCACCTGGAGACGGAGAACAAATGAGCCTGGACCGCATACCCACAGCCACCGCTCTGTAGCAcaaagccccctgccctgcctccacaTCCAGTCATGGCTATTCCCGGGAACCAGTGCGGGTGGAGGACCTGTGGCAACCCCAGCCCTCGGCAGTAGACCAGGGCCATCAAATCTGACCTGTGGGGAATCCTCAAGTGGCGTTCACATCCCCAGCAGCGAGAGGCTGATGCGCCTTCCTGGGGCCCTCGGGCGTTGACA contains:
- the ECE2 gene encoding endothelin-converting enzyme 2 isoform X1, which gives rise to MMSRMNVALQDLSNNMSDYKRATFQDDEGVDAAGDGSASPDSVEVGFRKGVPPLLSRPGSRTQLELALCAICLITALLLLGSMIALGVQYSKDPSHSTCLTEACITVASKILEALDRETNPCEDFYQYSCGGWIKRNPLPDGRSKWSTFNSIWDQNQAIMKHLLENATFNSSSEAERKTQRYYLSCLKEQKIRELGSQPLMDLIEKIGGWNITGPWNQSNFIEVLKMVSGTYRAAPFFTVYVGADSKSSNSNVIQVDQSGLFLPSRDYYLNKTANEKVLAAYLDYMVELGMLLGGETVSTQEQMEQVLEFETLLANITVPQDERRDDEKIYHKMSIAELQALAPAIDWLDYMAYALTPLELSEAEPVVVYGREYLQQVSELINSTERSILNNYMIWNLVQKTASSLDQRFETAQEKLLETLYGTKKSCTPRWQTCISNTDDTLGFALGSLFVKATFDRDSKEIAEEMISEIRAAFEESLEQLDWMDKTTRQAAKEKADAIYDMIGFPDFILDNKELDDVYDGYEVSEDSFFQNMLNFYNFSAKVMADQLRKPPNRDQWSMTPQTVNAYYLPTKNGIVFPAGILQAPFYARNHPKALNFGGIGVVMGHELTHAFDDQGREYDKEGNLRPWWQNSSLEAFKNRTECMMEQYSKYMVNGEHVNGKQTLGENIADNGGLKTAYNAYKAWLQKNGEEKHLPAVGLTNNQLFFVGFAQVWCSVRTPESSHEGLVTDPHSPDKFRVIGTLSNSRDFAEHFKCPVGSPMNPGKHCEVW
- the ECE2 gene encoding endothelin-converting enzyme 2 isoform X2; translation: MNVALQDLSNNVGFRKGVPPLLSRPGSRTQLELALCAICLITALLLLGSMIALGVQYSKDPSHSTCLTEACITVASKILEALDRETNPCEDFYQYSCGGWIKRNPLPDGRSKWSTFNSIWDQNQAIMKHLLENATFNSSSEAERKTQRYYLSCLKEQKIRELGSQPLMDLIEKIGGWNITGPWNQSNFIEVLKMVSGTYRAAPFFTVYVGADSKSSNSNVIQVDQSGLFLPSRDYYLNKTANEKVLAAYLDYMVELGMLLGGETVSTQEQMEQVLEFETLLANITVPQDERRDDEKIYHKMSIAELQALAPAIDWLDYMAYALTPLELSEAEPVVVYGREYLQQVSELINSTERSILNNYMIWNLVQKTASSLDQRFETAQEKLLETLYGTKKSCTPRWQTCISNTDDTLGFALGSLFVKATFDRDSKEIAEEMISEIRAAFEESLEQLDWMDKTTRQAAKEKADAIYDMIGFPDFILDNKELDDVYDGYEVSEDSFFQNMLNFYNFSAKVMADQLRKPPNRDQWSMTPQTVNAYYLPTKNGIVFPAGILQAPFYARNHPKALNFGGIGVVMGHELTHAFDDQGREYDKEGNLRPWWQNSSLEAFKNRTECMMEQYSKYMVNGEHVNGKQTLGENIADNGGLKTAYNAYKAWLQKNGEEKHLPAVGLTNNQLFFVGFAQVWCSVRTPESSHEGLVTDPHSPDKFRVIGTLSNSRDFAEHFKCPVGSPMNPGKHCEVW